A window of Bradyrhizobium sp. AZCC 1719 genomic DNA:
ACGGTGCCGACGATCACCCCGAGCAATGCTCCGGCAAACAGCGCGGCTCCGGCCCCCGTGCCAAACAGCCAGAACGACCGGCTGCGGCTGCGGAAATCGTCCGACGTGAGAACTTCGGCATCGCCGACCTGCTCGCGAATAGCGCTGAGCGCCTTCTCCCGATCGGCATGGTCTTTCAGCCGAACCAGAACGCTGCTGGCGCGATCGCGCGGGGTTCCGGTGTAGGTGCGCGCGTTTTTCAAGTCCACAAACACGTACGGCGTCGTGGCGAACGAGCGGATGCCGTCGGTGACCGCGACCACGCGCACCTTTCGGCCACGGACTTCTGCCGTCGAGCCGACGCCGCTGACACCGAGCCGGTCAAAATAGGAGCGGTCGACCGCAACATTCGCTCCTTGCGTCAATGCCGGCACGTTGCCCTCCGCCACGTTGAACGGTTGCAGGCTGCCGTCGCGCAGGTCGGCGCTCACAATGAAGACCGGCGTCACTTCGCCGCTCTCCAGGCGCCAGTCCGAGAAGCCGATCACGAGCGGGACGGCCCAACTAACGCCTTCCATGGTTGCGACGCGGTCGCGCAGTTTGACGTCGAGCAGCGAAGGATCCTCGAAGCATTTGGCGCCCTTGGGCAGGATCCACAAATCGGCCGAGGCATGGTCGATCATCGTCGTGACCATTCGGCCGAACCCGAGGAACAGGCCCATCTGGATCATGACGAGGACGACCGAGAAGACGATTCCGACCATGGTCGCGACGAAGCGAAGCCGATCGTGGAACAGGTTGCGGGACGCAAGTGTCAGTACCAGCGACATGTCGGCATCCGTTATCGCGGTTGATTGGCGATGGCTCTCTCGTCTCGTGGCTCGGAAGGACGCGAAACCAGCGCTCTTCCGCCGATCTTCATTCCGGCGCTTGCAGCCAGACTTATGGTGAGCGCCGCGGCAAAAACGATCGTCGCCTTGCCGATCGCGTTGAGATCGACATCAAGCAACGCGTATTGCAGCCACACGACCACGACGTAATGCAGCAGATAGATGCTGTAGGCATTGCCGGAGAGGTTATCGAGCAGGCGGTCGCGCGATTGCAGTAGCCGAAGGCAGATCGCGAGCAGACACAGGGCGGCGGCCGCGGAAGCAACTGGAAACGCCAGCGCCGAGGCCAGGCGAAAGAGCGGCGCGCTCGCCTGCCACTCCGGCAAGGTCAGCGACGTGAGCCCGCCCCATACGGACATGCTGGCGATGGCGGCCGCAAGCCAGGCCAACCAATGACGTGCAAGCGGTCCATCGGGACGCAGCAAGCTGTGCTCGGGGCCGTAGCTGCCAATCGCAAATCCGGCGAAGAAATAGACCGCGTAGTGCAGTGGCCGGCTGAGCTGAAATGAAAATGGGCCGAGAAAAGTCCACTCCCACGGCGTGAAGACCATCGCCAGCGGCACATAGGCCAGCGCAGAGAGCGCCGCCAGCCCAATGAAGAACATTAGCGGGCGATCGGCAACGCGGGCGACGAGCGCGCTCAATGCCCGAAGCCAATGCGGCGCGAACGCGTGGAGGGCGGCCGCAACGGCGCCCAGCAGAAAGATCTGCCACAAAAACCATTGCGGCCCGGCAGGCCACATCGGAAGCGCGCGCCAGTGTTGCCAAAAGGTGCCGAAGGAGGGATCGGCCGCGGTCAGCCGATAGGACGCGAAGTAGGCGAGAGGGCTGAGAACGCCGACGGCAAAAACGAACGGCAGGCCGATCCGCCACGAGCGCTCCAAGGTGTAGGTGCGAGGCCCCTTGCGGCCAAGGCTGGACGGCGTGAACAGACCGGCCAGCAAAAACATCAGCGACATCAGGCTGACATCCTGCCACGCGCAAAACAGGTCGAAGCCGAACCAGCGCTGGCTATCGAGGATTGGGAATGCAATCCAGCGATAGGGCGGTGCGTCGAACGGAAAGGGATCGGCCGGTTGCGATGCGAGGTACGGCAGCACGGAGTGAAACGCGACCACGATGACGATGGTAATCGCGCGCAAGTTGCTGAGGGGCACGTTGACCTGTGGTAACACGGCCATTCGTCCACGCCGCCATCCCACTGATTTGGGAACCGGCAGGGGTTCAACGTGGAGCCGGCGCGCTCGTTCCCGCTAACGTGCGGAACTCCGCCCCTTTCGGGAGTGCGGTCCCGCAGCCGGGTCGGCCTTGGGAGACCATGTTGCTGTTACCGCGATGCCGACCTTGCCGCCGGCGTCACGCGCCAGATCGTGTTGCCGACATCGTCAGCCACCAGCAGCGCGCCCTGCTTGTCGAGCCGCAGCCCGACCGGGCGGCCCTGCGCCTGGCCCTTGTCGTTGAGGAAACCGGTGAGCACGTCCTGCGGCGGTCCGGATGGCCTGCCATCCTTGAAGGGGACAAAGATCACCTTGTAGCCGGAGGGGGGCTTGCGATTCCACGAGCCGTGCTGGCCGATGAAGGCGCCATTGGCCATTTCGGGCGGGAACAGATTGCCAGTGTTGAAGGTGAGCCCGAGCGAGGCGGTATGCGCGCCGAGCGCATAATCCGGGGCCATCGCCTTCTGCACGAGATCGGGCCGCCGCGGCTCGAAGCGGGTGTCGACATGGTCGCCAAAATAGCTGTATGGCCAACCGTAGAACGCGCCGTCCTTCACCGACGTCATGTAATCGGGCACCAGGTCGTTACCGATCTCGTCGCGCTCGTTGACCACGACCCAGAGTTCGCCGGTCACTGGATTCCAGGCCGGGCCATTCGGATTGCGCAGGCCCGAAGCGAACACGCGCCATTGACCGCTTGCGCGATCGACTTCCAGTATCGCCGCGCGATCCTTTTCGGCATCCATGCCGTTTTCACCGACATTGCTGTTGGAGCCGACCGTTGCATAGAGCTTGGTGCCGTCAGGGCTGGCGGTGAGATCCTTGGTCCAGTGATGGTTGAGGGTGCCGGCCGGCAGGTCGGCAAGCTTGGCGCCGGGCCCGCCGATCTTGGTGTCGCCTTCGCGGTAGGGGAATTTCATGATCGCGTCGGTATTGGCGACATAGAGCTCGTCGCCGACCAGCACCATGCCGAAGGGCGAATTCAGCCCGCTGATGAAGGTGCTTCTCAGCTCGGCAACGCCGTCGCCGTCGGCATCGCGGAGTAGCGTGATGCGGTTGGCGCTGGGAACGCCGGCGCCCGCCCAGTTCTGCGCCTGCTTGTAGATGAAGCCCTTGATGCTTATGCCGCCGCCCTGCTTCGGCGGCGCGTTGCTCTCGGCGACCAGCACGTCGCCATTCGGCAGCGTGTAGACGGTACGCGGATGTTCAAGGTCGAGGGCAAAGGCGCTGACCGTCATGCCGTTTGCGGCGGTCGGCGTGGCGCCGTTCGGCCAGCGCTTGACGGTTGCGATGTCCACCGTCGGGATCCAGGAATGTTCCGGTGGCGGCAGGTTGGGCGAAGGACCATAGCTCTGCGCCACGGTCGCGGTCTCCTTGGGGTCGCTGCAGGCGGCCAGTGGCAGCGCCAGCGCGCCGATGCAGATGGCCAGGAGGAGGGGCTTGCGCATGGCAGGGTTCTCCGGGATGTCGCCCGTACAATGCGGTGCCGGCCCGAACGTTCGTGTTCCGGCATGAATTCCCTGTGAAACGGCCGGCCGAAGGCCCGCCACGCAATCCCGCAGGCCCCCATTGCGCCCCGTGCACGTGGATTCAGCCTCCGCCATGCTAGGAAGCAGCGCGCCGCGGCTCCTCAAGTCCGCGCGCGGGGAGCAGAAATGTCCGATCTCGGCGTTGCCGAAATTGCCGTAGACGATGACGAGCATCCGCTTCCGCCACGGGCGGCGCCGGCGAAAAACACGCTGCTCGACGGCCCGATCCTGCGCACGCTGTTGTGGCTGGCCTGGCCGAACGTGATCGCGCTCACCGCGGGCACCTGCGTCGTCATCGCCGAGACCTCCTATATCGGACGGCTCGGCGTGGAGTCGCTCGCCGCGATGGCGCTGGTGTTTCCTACCGTGATCCTGACCATGACGATGTCGGGTGGCGCCATGGGTGGTGGCGTGGCATCCGCGATCGCGCGTGCGCTCGGCGCCGGTGACCTCGACCGCGCCTCCACCCTTGCCGCGCACGCGCTGCTGATCGGCCTCTGTTTCGGGTTGGCCTTCATGCTGGGCATGCTGATCTTCGGCCCCAAACTGCTCGAACTGCTCGGCGGCCGCGGCAACGTGCTGACCCAGGCGATCGCTTACACGCAGATTTTCTTCGGCGGCGCCGTGGTGCCGTGGCTGATGAACACGATGTCGGGCATTCTGCGCGGCACCGGCAACATGAAACTGCCGTCGCTGCTGATGCTGTCGTCGGCGATTTGCCAGATCATTCTCGGCGGCACGCTGGGCTTGGGACTGGGCCCGATCCCGCAATTCGGCATGAGCGGCGTCGCGGCCGGTTCGCTGATCGCTTACCTGATCAGCATCGCCGTGATGTCCTGGTATCTGTTTTCCGGCCGCGCGCGCGTCGTTCCCAAGGTCAGGGGCCTTCGTATTCAGTGGTCGATGTTCATCGACATCCTGAAGGTCGGGGCCATCGCCTGCTTCTCGCCGCTTCAGTCGGTGCTGACGATCAGTATCTTCACCCACATGCTGGCGAGTTTTGGCACCGAAGTCCTCGCCGGCTACGGCATCGGCGCGCGGCTCGAGTTCATGCTGACCTCGATCTCATTTGCGGTCGGCATCGCCTCGGTTCCGATGGTCGGCATGGCCGTCGGCGCGCAGCGCATCGCGCGGGCCCGCAAGATTGCCTGGACGGCGGGGCTCGTCGCATTCGCTTCCGTCGGCACATTCGCGACCTTCATCGCAATCTTCCCCGACATCTGGGTCAACCTCTTCACATCAGATGCGGCCGTGCGTGCCGCGAGCCGTCAATATCTTTCGACGGCGGCGCCGATGTACGCCTTCCTTGGGTTAGCCACGGCGATGTATTTTTCGTCGCAGGGCGCGGCCAAGGTGATTGGCCCCGTCATGGCGCAGACCGCGCGGCTGTTGTTCATCGGCGCCGGTGGCTGGTGGCTGTTGACGCACGACGCCACCGCGCAGAACTTCTTCATGCTGGCGGCAGCCTCCATGGTGCTGCTCGGCGTGCTCTCATGCGCCAGCGTGGTGCTGACGCGCTGGGGGCCGAAGCAGCGGGTGCCCGCGGTTAGTCCGGCGCTGTCGTAACGATCGTCATTGCGAGCGAAGCGAAGCAATCCATCTTTCCGCTAGCGGAGATATGGATTGTTTCGTCGCTTGCGCTCCTCGCAATGACGGTGACGACTACCGCCGCCGGTGACGCCGGCCCGATCGGCCGCCGCCGACATTGGCCATGCGCATCAGTTGCGGGACCATGCTCATCAGTTCGCCGCCGCCAGCGCCACCGAGCATGCCCATCAAATCGCCGCCGCCCGCGCCGCCCAGATTCATGCCGCCAGCGTTCACGCCGTAACCCTCGGGCACGTAGCCGCCGCCAAAGCCGCCGGGGATACCACCGCCCATCATGCCGCCGAGCCCACCGCCGCCTTCCATCATGCGGCTCATCATCGGGCCCATGGTCTGCATCATCATGGCAAAGCGGCGCTTGCCCATCTTCGCCTTCATCATTTCCAGCATCGGCGCCATCTGCGTCATCATGTCTGCGCCGTCACCGCCGCCGCCGAAGCCGGCAAATTGCGCCTTTGCCGGCGTCGACGTCAGGGCGAACAGCAACAGCAGCGTGGCCGCCTGGCACACCACTTTGTCAGCTCCCGTCATGGTTCTGCTCCTCATGCGCCGGCGGCCGCGGGCGCGGCGCCATTCGGACGCACGCGCCGAGGCTAGGAGTGGGCAGGGAGCCAATCTGTGAGAAGGATCACGCCAGCTAGCTAGTGCCGGTAATGCATCATGCCGCGCTTCGTCCGAACGCCTTCTGCATGGCAAGCACGCCTTGGTCCATCTGTGAGGAGACGTAGGGCGCGATCTCGTTCGGCAATACGTCGACGATCCAGACCAATCGGCTGCGCGCGTCGCCATCAGCGAACACCTGGGCGGACGCGCTATAATGCTTCACACGCTCGCTGTTGATCGCATAGACCAGCCGCATTCGCTCGTCGTCGCAATCGACCAGCGTCTCGCGCGCGACGGTGCCGTTGGCGAAGGTGACGATGCGCGCATCGCCGTCGAGCTTGGTGTCGGTGACGAACCCCGGCACCAGCCGGGTATGCAGCGCGCCGAAATCGCGCAATGCGTCCCAGACGTCGATGGGGGAAGCGTCGAGGGCGATGTCTTTGTGGATGGAGGCCATGTTCAAATCCGTTGTTGGGGTGTCGTAGGGTGGGCAAAGGCGCTTGCGCCGTGCCCACCATCTCTCGAAGGCTCGTGCATGCGGTGGTGGGCACGCTTCGCTTTGCCCACCCTACGCACTGCCGATGGCGCGCTACGTACAAACCGCCTCGACATTGTTGCCGTCGGGGTCGATTAAAAACGCAGCGTAATAGGTTGGGCTGTAATCCGCGCGCAGTCCGGCGCCGCCATTGTCGCGGCCGCCGGCCTTCAGGCCCTCGGCGTGGAATTTCTGGATCGCCGCATGATCCTTGGCGCGGAACGCGACATGCGCGGCGGAGCCTGAAGATCCCTTGTGCAGATGCAGCCAGAGCGCGGGCGCGCCCTTCGGGCCGAAGCCTGCGCCGGAATCATCCCGCGAGCACAGCACGAAGCCGAGGGGCGCGAGCGCTGCCGTATAGAAGCGCACGCTGGCGTCGAGATCGCCGACGCGTAATCCGATGTGGTCGTACATGACATTCTCCAGCAAGAAAGTGCCGCGAGCTCGCGCGGCCTGGAGAAAGCCTAATCAGTGGAGGGCCAGCCGTTCTTGGAAAATCTTGCGCATGCCCCGCGAGGCCTGGCGGAATTTCAGCGGCGAGGCGCCGGCGGCGCGATGGAAGGTGCGCACGAAATTGGAGAGGTCGGCAAAACCGACGTCATAGGCGATGTCGGTGATCGGGCTGTCGTCGTAGGCCAAGCGCCGCGCGGCATGGCGCAGTCGCGAGCGCACCAGATATTGGTGCGGCGTGACGCCGAGCGCTTGCGAGAATAGCCGCAGGAAATGGAACGGGCTGATCCCGGCCTCGGCCGCGGCGTCCTCCAGATTGATCTGACGGTGCGAATTGGCATCGATCCACAGCGCGGTTTCCACCGCGCGGCGGCGGTCGCGCGCCGCATCAGGGCCGGATTTGCGGGACTTGCCGGAAACTACCTCGACAAAGCGGCTCGCCAGCACCTGACCGATCTCGTCGAGGCCGATGTCGCTGCTGCCATCTGCTGCCGACTGTGCCAGTTCGCCAAGCACGACGAGCTCCGGTAGCGGCGGCGCGGAGCCGATCTGCCATGGCGACCGGTTGTCGCCGATGGTTTCCACCAGCTCGGGGGCAAAGAAGAACGACAGGCACTCGTCACCGCAGACGTGCTCGTGGGTACAGGTATATTCGTCGCCGGGATGGCCGATCAGCACCGATCCCACCACCAGTTCGCTGCACTTGCCGCGGCTGCGCAGGCCGAAACTGCCTTTGCGCACATAGGAAATCGAATGACCGCCATGCTGCTCCGCGAACGGCTTGTCGCCCGGTCCCGCGGTGCAGCGAAAGTCGAAGACGGATATGGATTTGCGTTCAAGAAGCGTGGTCGCGATCATCCCGCCTACTTAAGGATGCGGGCGCGGCGGTGCAACCGGCAGCAGCACGTCGAACAATGTCTTGCCGGAGGTCTGGCTGGCGCCCTCGATCGAGAGCAGCCGCCGCTTGGAGATCGCCCCGCCAAAGGCTGAGATCTTGTCGGCATAATTGCCGGCTTCAAGCACGCGATGACAGGGCACGATGATCATGAAGGGGTTGCGGCCGATCGCCCGCGCCACCGAATGGACCGCGCCTGAAGCGCGAAGGCTGGCGGCCACTTCCGCATAGGTCCGCGTCTCGCCGCGCGGGATCGCGCGCGTATAGGCATAGACGCGCTGGTTGAAGGCGGGAATGCCGGTCATATCGAGCGCAACGTCGGACAGATCGCGCGCCGCCCCGCGCGACAGCGCGATGATGCCTTCGATGGCGACCTGTACATTTGCCGGCGGGCGAAGCTCGCGGGCATCAGGATAGAGCTGATAAAGCCGCCGCCGCGTGTCGATCTCGCGTACTTCCGGGAGCTGCACGCCGAT
This region includes:
- a CDS encoding SRPBCC family protein produces the protein MASIHKDIALDASPIDVWDALRDFGALHTRLVPGFVTDTKLDGDARIVTFANGTVARETLVDCDDERMRLVYAINSERVKHYSASAQVFADGDARSRLVWIVDVLPNEIAPYVSSQMDQGVLAMQKAFGRSAA
- a CDS encoding acyltransferase family protein, whose protein sequence is MAVLPQVNVPLSNLRAITIVIVVAFHSVLPYLASQPADPFPFDAPPYRWIAFPILDSQRWFGFDLFCAWQDVSLMSLMFLLAGLFTPSSLGRKGPRTYTLERSWRIGLPFVFAVGVLSPLAYFASYRLTAADPSFGTFWQHWRALPMWPAGPQWFLWQIFLLGAVAAALHAFAPHWLRALSALVARVADRPLMFFIGLAALSALAYVPLAMVFTPWEWTFLGPFSFQLSRPLHYAVYFFAGFAIGSYGPEHSLLRPDGPLARHWLAWLAAAIASMSVWGGLTSLTLPEWQASAPLFRLASALAFPVASAAAALCLLAICLRLLQSRDRLLDNLSGNAYSIYLLHYVVVVWLQYALLDVDLNAIGKATIVFAAALTISLAASAGMKIGGRALVSRPSEPRDERAIANQPR
- a CDS encoding methylated-DNA--[protein]-cysteine S-methyltransferase, which codes for MTGRGYSIFDTAIGRCGVAWSPAGIIGVQLPEVREIDTRRRLYQLYPDARELRPPANVQVAIEGIIALSRGAARDLSDVALDMTGIPAFNQRVYAYTRAIPRGETRTYAEVAASLRASGAVHSVARAIGRNPFMIIVPCHRVLEAGNYADKISAFGGAISKRRLLSIEGASQTSGKTLFDVLLPVAPPRPHP
- a CDS encoding PQQ-dependent sugar dehydrogenase; amino-acid sequence: MRKPLLLAICIGALALPLAACSDPKETATVAQSYGPSPNLPPPEHSWIPTVDIATVKRWPNGATPTAANGMTVSAFALDLEHPRTVYTLPNGDVLVAESNAPPKQGGGISIKGFIYKQAQNWAGAGVPSANRITLLRDADGDGVAELRSTFISGLNSPFGMVLVGDELYVANTDAIMKFPYREGDTKIGGPGAKLADLPAGTLNHHWTKDLTASPDGTKLYATVGSNSNVGENGMDAEKDRAAILEVDRASGQWRVFASGLRNPNGPAWNPVTGELWVVVNERDEIGNDLVPDYMTSVKDGAFYGWPYSYFGDHVDTRFEPRRPDLVQKAMAPDYALGAHTASLGLTFNTGNLFPPEMANGAFIGQHGSWNRKPPSGYKVIFVPFKDGRPSGPPQDVLTGFLNDKGQAQGRPVGLRLDKQGALLVADDVGNTIWRVTPAARSASR
- a CDS encoding VOC family protein — its product is MYDHIGLRVGDLDASVRFYTAALAPLGFVLCSRDDSGAGFGPKGAPALWLHLHKGSSGSAAHVAFRAKDHAAIQKFHAEGLKAGGRDNGGAGLRADYSPTYYAAFLIDPDGNNVEAVCT
- a CDS encoding MATE family efflux transporter; translation: MSDLGVAEIAVDDDEHPLPPRAAPAKNTLLDGPILRTLLWLAWPNVIALTAGTCVVIAETSYIGRLGVESLAAMALVFPTVILTMTMSGGAMGGGVASAIARALGAGDLDRASTLAAHALLIGLCFGLAFMLGMLIFGPKLLELLGGRGNVLTQAIAYTQIFFGGAVVPWLMNTMSGILRGTGNMKLPSLLMLSSAICQIILGGTLGLGLGPIPQFGMSGVAAGSLIAYLISIAVMSWYLFSGRARVVPKVRGLRIQWSMFIDILKVGAIACFSPLQSVLTISIFTHMLASFGTEVLAGYGIGARLEFMLTSISFAVGIASVPMVGMAVGAQRIARARKIAWTAGLVAFASVGTFATFIAIFPDIWVNLFTSDAAVRAASRQYLSTAAPMYAFLGLATAMYFSSQGAAKVIGPVMAQTARLLFIGAGGWWLLTHDATAQNFFMLAAASMVLLGVLSCASVVLTRWGPKQRVPAVSPALS
- a CDS encoding helix-turn-helix transcriptional regulator, whose protein sequence is MIATTLLERKSISVFDFRCTAGPGDKPFAEQHGGHSISYVRKGSFGLRSRGKCSELVVGSVLIGHPGDEYTCTHEHVCGDECLSFFFAPELVETIGDNRSPWQIGSAPPLPELVVLGELAQSAADGSSDIGLDEIGQVLASRFVEVVSGKSRKSGPDAARDRRRAVETALWIDANSHRQINLEDAAAEAGISPFHFLRLFSQALGVTPHQYLVRSRLRHAARRLAYDDSPITDIAYDVGFADLSNFVRTFHRAAGASPLKFRQASRGMRKIFQERLALH
- a CDS encoding ABC transporter permease, which codes for MSLVLTLASRNLFHDRLRFVATMVGIVFSVVLVMIQMGLFLGFGRMVTTMIDHASADLWILPKGAKCFEDPSLLDVKLRDRVATMEGVSWAVPLVIGFSDWRLESGEVTPVFIVSADLRDGSLQPFNVAEGNVPALTQGANVAVDRSYFDRLGVSGVGSTAEVRGRKVRVVAVTDGIRSFATTPYVFVDLKNARTYTGTPRDRASSVLVRLKDHADREKALSAIREQVGDAEVLTSDDFRSRSRSFWLFGTGAGAALFAGALLGVIVGTVIVAQTLYSSTKDHLNEFATLRAMGSSNAYIYTVIIYQALINAVIGFAIAAGIGSIVVQMTAKSALPIVITPWLMAALFALTVVMCVASGIGAIIRVVRIDPATVFMR